From Niallia sp. Man26:
TGCCGAACAATCAGAGCCAAAATATTGGGCTTTTCTTGTTTCCATGTTGATTTTATCCATTACAAAGCTCATTTCACCTGCTGAGAGATTAACCCCTCGATGCAGCTTGCCGTCAATAACTATACCTCCGCCTACACCGCTGCCAAGCACTAAGACAACTGCATCCTTAGCACCATTAATGCTTCCAAGCCATAGTTCAGCTAATGCCGCACATTTACCATCATTTTCAATGGTAACATCCTTTCCATATCTATCCCCAATTCTTTTCGCTAGATTCACTTCATGAAGAAACGGGAAAGATCCACCATGATAAATCGTGCCAGTCTCTACATCCACTGTCCCTGGACAGCTGACAGCAATTCCTTTTACTGCAGATAAATCATGATTATCCAAGATACTGAACAACACCTCTTCAAAATCAGCCAAATTCGTACGAGGCATTGTTTTTTTCCCTTTAGAAGAAATATTTCCTGCAGTATCCATCAACGCATATTTAACAAATGTTCCACCGATATCTAGTACGAAATACATGTATAATTCTCCTAGTCTTTTTTAATAATTTTTAGTTTATCAGAATAGTTGAAGTACTATTATATTTCGCCATAGAAATGGATTTTTCCTTTTTTAATGAATAGGCATTTTACTATTACTCATTCCTTCCCTAAAGCTAGGACTCATACTAAAAGTGCGAACACTTATAACCTAATTCCCCTATTCAAAAGCTATATATTTATCATAAAAAACACCTTGTGTTGTGAAAAGATAAGGACTAAGCCAAAGAAAACTTATCCTAAAGTAAAGCAACTTATAATTTATTTTTGTTTTTTGAGGTAATTTTCCTATTCTCCCTTTATATAAAAAATGTTTTTGTCTAAATTAAGAACAAAATATACAAATATCCAAATTTTGATGTAAGTTTTTGATTTTTATAGTAAGTTATTTCGTTAATTCAGGAAATTTGCTCTAAAACCCTTTAAGAAAAACAACCCTTCAACAAATATTCAAACTTGTTCGTCCATATTGTGAACGATTACACAAGTTTATTTTAGACATGTTCAGATTAATATATGATTGTTTTGTAACATCAAAATATTTATAAAAGGAGTGTGGATTAAACAATGTCAAAGTTTGTAATTTCTTCTGCTCTCGCCCTTGGATTATTAGCAAGTTCAGTAAGTGCTACTGATGTATAAAATGAGGATGTTGAAGGACCAGCAATCACCTTAGAGGACGAGTCTAGTATTAGCAACAGTGCTTCAGCAAGAGCTGTTTCTTCAGGTAAGGGAACTTTAACTGGTTCCAATCCATTAGGACTTAAACCTCGTGCTTCTGCTTCAACAACTGTTAATAGCGGTACAGCTTATTTTTTAAAGGCTAAAGTTAATAGTAACAATAATGGTACTTCTACAAGTTCAACCGGATGGCATAGTTTAAATAATACTAGTAAGGTGAGTACTTCAAAACTAGTAGCCTCTACAGAAAAAGCTACTTTCCACGGATATCATGAATTAAAGAAAAAGAAAACATCATCGTTAGAAACAGCTAACACAACTTTAAAATTCTAAAATTAAAAGCTACAGACATTTCTGTAGCTTTATTTAACGGAAGGAGATGTCGTTGATTAATTTTCTATTTAGAAAAAAAACATTTTTTTTAGCTTTATTACTTTTAATTGTAGTGATTTTTTTAATT
This genomic window contains:
- a CDS encoding ROK family protein, producing MYFVLDIGGTFVKYALMDTAGNISSKGKKTMPRTNLADFEEVLFSILDNHDLSAVKGIAVSCPGTVDVETGTIYHGGSFPFLHEVNLAKRIGDRYGKDVTIENDGKCAALAELWLGSINGAKDAVVLVLGSGVGGGIVIDGKLHRGVNLSAGEMSFVMDKINMETRKAQYFGSDCSAVQMVRRIGEAKNLDDPTDGEAVFEYIINQDEEANAIFDGFCIYLASQILNLQYILDPEIFAIGGGISAQPILIERTKWALEEIKKQNPLHMANPNITVCKFQNDANLYGALYHFFVNREKEIVIKEI